The window TTCACCAAAACTCTTTGCCCGGTCCGGGGATCCGCGCACGACGAACCGGCCGTCCTTCCAGTCGAGATTCTCTTCGGGCGCCTCCAAGAGGTGCGCGGCGATTTTCTTGGCCTTCGCCTTTACCCGCAGGGCAGCGATCTTCACGGCGCTTCCGCTGACCGCCGTCGTGCGGCTGCCGTACGTTCCCCACCCCTGGGGCGTGGTTTCAGTATCGCCCGCCACGATCTCGACGTTCTCGATTCCGATCCCGAACTCGTCGGCAACGATCTGGGCGAACGTCGTCTCTTCACCCTGTCCGTGCGGCTTGGCTCCGATATACACCCGCGTGACACCGGTGGGATACACACGGACGATCGCGCTCTCGTAGAGCCCGCCGCCGAACCCCACCGCGCCGGCGACCTGCGAGGGGCCCAACCCGCAAATCTCGCAGTAGGTGGTGATGCCGAGGCCCAGATACCGGCCCTTCTTGCGGGCGGCCGTCTGCTCTGCGCGGAATGCCCGGTAGTCGAGCATTCCCAGCGCCTTGTTCAGCGCGCCCTGATAGTCGCCGGAGTCGTACGTGATGCCGGTCGCCACCGTGTACGGAAAGCTCTCCTTGGGGATCAGGTTCTTGCGTCGCACATCCACCGGATCCATGGCGAGCTGGTGCGCGAACTGGTCCACCAGTCGCTCGAGCATGTAGGTCGCTTCCGGACGGCCGGCCCCACGGTAGGCGTCCACCGGCGTGGTGGTCGTGTACACGCCCCGGACCACGCCCTTGATGTTCGGAATCATGTATGGTCCCGAGTACATCAGGCCGCTCAGGATGGTGGGGATCCCGGGCCCTGCAGTGGAGGCGTAGGCCCCAAGTCCCGCGTACACCCGGCAGCGCAGTCCGGTAATCTTGCCGTCCTTCGTGCCGCAGAGCTCGACGTGCTCCACGTGATCCCGGCCGTGGATGGTTGCCTTATAGTTCTCCGAGCGGTCTTCGGTCCACTTGACCGGCCGCTGGAGTTGCATCGCGGCGAAGCCCACCAGCGCCTCATCGGCATAGGCCGGGATCTTGCTGCCGAACGCGCCTCCCACCTCGGGAGCGATCACCCGGAGACGGTGCTCGGGCACCTTGAGCATGACCGAGCAGAGGAAGCGGTGGATGTGCGGATTCTGGCTCGTGACCCAGAGCGTGAGCTGTTCCGTGCTGGCATTGTAGGTGGCCACCGCGGCCCGGGGCTCCATCGCGGTGGGTTGCATGCGCTGATGGACGAGCCGCATCGCCACCTTCACTGGCGCTTCGGCGAACGCCTTGTCCGCGTCGCCGCCAGCGACGGTCCAAGTGAAGGCGACGTTCGACGCAATTTCCGAATGGAGTCGTGGTGCGCCGGGCTGCGTCGCCAACTCGGGATCGACGACAGCCGCCAGTGGTTCGTAGTCCACCGCGATGAGGTCGAGGGCGTCGCGCGCGGCTTCGCGCGTTTCCCCCACGACCATCGCCACCCCGTCTCCCGCATAGCGCACCGTGTCCACGGCCAGCAGCGGGTGCGCCGGGATCTTGAGGTCGCAGTTTGGCACGTTCCACGCGCAGGGAACCGGGTTCACCTTCTCCGCCACGTCCTTGCCGGTATACACCGCCACCACGCCGGGTGCCTTTCTGGCCTGGGCGACATCGACTTTCCGGATGCGCGCGTGCGCCCACGGACTGCGGAGGATAGCGGCGTGGAGTACCCCCGGGAGCTTGACGTCGTCGGTGTAGGTCGCGTGGCCGGTGATGAGTCGTGGGTCTTCCCGGCGCCTGACGCTGGACCCGATGAGTGTTCCCATGTCTCCCTCCTTCAGGCCGACGCGCGGCCAGGCTTCGACGCACGGAGCGTCTCAGCGGCGGCGCGGATGGCGTCCACGATGTTCTGGTAACCGGTGCAGCGGCAGAGATTCCCGTCGATCGCGTGGCGGATCTCCGCCTCGGTCGGGTCGGGATTCGCCGCGAGGAGGTCCACGGCGGTCATGATCATGCCCGGCGTGCAGAACCCGCACTGCAATCCGTGCTTGTCCATGAACGCCTGCTGGACCGGGTGCAGCATTTCGGCGCCAAGGTGCTCGATGGTGGTGATCTCGCGCCCCTCCGCCTGAACCGCGAGCACCGCGCAACTCTTCACCGCACGTCCATCGAGGTGGACGGTGCACGCGCCGCACTGGCTGGTGTCGCAACCCACGTGCGTGCCTGTGAGGCCGAGTTGGTCTCGGAGCACGTGGACGAGAAGGGCTCGCGGCTCCACGCGGACCGAACGAGCGACACCGTTGACCTTGAGCGTGATGGACGCGACCACGAGAACTCTCCGCTCGGGTTTGCTGAGTCCGGCTCGCCATGCGGCGAATCCGAGACTAATATGCCGCGGGCTGAAACCACCCGCAACCATTGTGGAGGACGTCGATGATCACGCTGACCGCACGTTTCACCATACGCCCGGGCCGGATTCCAGCGGCCCTCAAGCTGGTGCATGCCGTGAAGGCGCAGTCCGATGCCGAACAGCCGGGCACGCTGCTTTACCTCGTGCATCGCGTCCTGGACAAGCATCACCAGCCCACGCGCGAGTTGTTGTTCTACGAATGCTACCGGGACCAGAAGGCGCTCGACACGCACTTGAAGTCGTCGACCTGGAA of the Gemmatimonadaceae bacterium genome contains:
- a CDS encoding molybdopterin cofactor-binding domain-containing protein; this translates as MGTLIGSSVRRREDPRLITGHATYTDDVKLPGVLHAAILRSPWAHARIRKVDVAQARKAPGVVAVYTGKDVAEKVNPVPCAWNVPNCDLKIPAHPLLAVDTVRYAGDGVAMVVGETREAARDALDLIAVDYEPLAAVVDPELATQPGAPRLHSEIASNVAFTWTVAGGDADKAFAEAPVKVAMRLVHQRMQPTAMEPRAAVATYNASTEQLTLWVTSQNPHIHRFLCSVMLKVPEHRLRVIAPEVGGAFGSKIPAYADEALVGFAAMQLQRPVKWTEDRSENYKATIHGRDHVEHVELCGTKDGKITGLRCRVYAGLGAYASTAGPGIPTILSGLMYSGPYMIPNIKGVVRGVYTTTTPVDAYRGAGRPEATYMLERLVDQFAHQLAMDPVDVRRKNLIPKESFPYTVATGITYDSGDYQGALNKALGMLDYRAFRAEQTAARKKGRYLGLGITTYCEICGLGPSQVAGAVGFGGGLYESAIVRVYPTGVTRVYIGAKPHGQGEETTFAQIVADEFGIGIENVEIVAGDTETTPQGWGTYGSRTTAVSGSAVKIAALRVKAKAKKIAAHLLEAPEENLDWKDGRFVVRGSPDRAKSFGELALMANLAWNMPVGTEPGLEATAFFDPPNFVYPFGTHLCVVEVDVETGEVKVLRYIAVDDCGPIINPMIVEGQVHGGVIQGIGEALQEMAVYDDDGQLLTGTMMDYAVPKASQMPRIEVAHTVTPTTVNPLGVKGVGETGTIASVPAVVGAVCDALSPLGITHIDKPLTPARVWAAIQAATKGARP
- a CDS encoding (2Fe-2S)-binding protein gives rise to the protein MVASITLKVNGVARSVRVEPRALLVHVLRDQLGLTGTHVGCDTSQCGACTVHLDGRAVKSCAVLAVQAEGREITTIEHLGAEMLHPVQQAFMDKHGLQCGFCTPGMIMTAVDLLAANPDPTEAEIRHAIDGNLCRCTGYQNIVDAIRAAAETLRASKPGRASA
- a CDS encoding antibiotic biosynthesis monooxygenase, giving the protein MITLTARFTIRPGRIPAALKLVHAVKAQSDAEQPGTLLYLVHRVLDKHHQPTRELLFYECYRDQKALDTHLKSSTWKALTRRWESCFEGTPAEIAVTPLDRIAGFVHLEAP